In Mucilaginibacter boryungensis, a single window of DNA contains:
- the atpA gene encoding F0F1 ATP synthase subunit alpha — MVEVRPDEVSAILRQQLSGFKSATELEEVGTVLQVGDGIARVYGLTKVQSGELVEFENGLQGIVLNLEEDNVGVVLLGASEGVKEGDTIKRTNKIASIKVGEGMLGRVVNTLGEPIDGKGPIAGQTYEMPLERKAPGVIYRQPVTEPLQTGIKAIDAMIPIGRGQRELVIGDRQTGKTAVCIDTIINQKEFYNAGQPVICIYVACGQKASTVANIVRTLEENGAMAYSIVVAANASDPAPTQFFAPFAGAAIGEYFRDTGRPALIIYDDLSKQAVAYREVSLLLRRPPGREAYPGDVFYLHSRLLERAAKINSNDAIAQAMNDLPESIKGIVKGGGSLTALPIIETQAGDVSAYIPTNVISITDGQIFLESNLFNAGVRPAINVGISVSRVGGNAQIKSMKKVAGTLKLDQAQFRELEAFSKFGSDLDASTKNVIDKGARNVEILKQGQYSPVSVEKQVAIVYAGTKNLMRNVPVNKIKQFEAEYTSQLELRHPEVLAGLKAGKLDDNITNVLETVAKELSGKY, encoded by the coding sequence ATGGTAGAGGTTAGACCAGACGAAGTATCGGCAATTTTGCGTCAGCAACTGTCGGGCTTTAAGTCAGCAACTGAGTTAGAAGAAGTAGGCACGGTATTGCAGGTGGGCGATGGTATTGCCCGTGTATACGGCTTAACAAAAGTACAATCAGGTGAGCTGGTTGAATTTGAAAACGGACTGCAAGGTATCGTATTAAACCTTGAAGAAGATAATGTGGGTGTAGTATTGCTGGGTGCTTCAGAAGGTGTAAAGGAAGGCGATACTATTAAACGTACTAATAAAATTGCCTCTATTAAAGTTGGCGAAGGTATGCTTGGCCGTGTGGTAAACACACTGGGCGAGCCAATTGACGGTAAAGGCCCTATTGCAGGCCAAACCTATGAGATGCCTTTAGAGCGTAAAGCGCCAGGCGTTATCTACCGTCAGCCGGTTACCGAGCCTTTACAAACCGGTATCAAAGCTATCGACGCGATGATCCCTATCGGCCGTGGCCAGCGTGAGTTGGTTATCGGCGACCGCCAGACAGGTAAAACTGCGGTTTGTATCGATACCATCATCAACCAAAAAGAATTTTACAACGCAGGCCAGCCTGTAATTTGTATATACGTGGCTTGCGGCCAGAAAGCATCAACCGTTGCGAACATCGTTCGTACACTGGAAGAGAACGGCGCTATGGCTTACTCAATTGTAGTAGCCGCTAACGCTTCTGACCCTGCACCAACCCAGTTCTTCGCGCCATTTGCGGGTGCTGCCATTGGCGAGTATTTCCGCGATACCGGAAGGCCTGCTTTGATCATCTATGATGATCTTTCTAAACAAGCAGTTGCTTACCGTGAGGTGTCATTGTTACTACGTCGTCCACCGGGCCGTGAGGCTTACCCTGGTGACGTATTCTACCTGCACAGCCGTTTATTAGAGCGTGCCGCTAAGATCAACTCTAACGACGCGATAGCACAAGCGATGAACGACTTACCAGAGTCTATCAAAGGTATCGTTAAAGGTGGTGGTTCGTTAACCGCGCTGCCAATTATCGAAACACAAGCTGGTGACGTATCGGCTTACATCCCAACCAACGTAATTTCTATTACTGATGGCCAGATCTTCTTAGAGTCGAACCTGTTTAACGCGGGTGTTCGTCCGGCTATCAACGTAGGTATTTCGGTATCACGTGTAGGTGGTAACGCGCAGATCAAATCAATGAAGAAAGTAGCAGGTACCCTGAAACTTGACCAGGCACAGTTCCGCGAGTTGGAAGCCTTCTCAAAATTCGGTTCAGACCTTGACGCTTCGACCAAAAACGTAATTGATAAAGGTGCCCGTAACGTAGAGATCCTGAAACAAGGTCAATACTCACCGGTATCGGTTGAAAAGCAGGTAGCTATAGTTTACGCAGGTACTAAAAACCTGATGCGTAACGTGCCTGTGAATAAAATAAAACAATTTGAAGCTGAATATACCAGCCAGTTAGAACTGCGCCACCCTGAAGTGTTGGCAGGCCTTAAAGCCGGTAAACTGGATGATAATATCACCAACGTACTGGAAACAGTAGCTAAGGAATTATCAGGTAAATATTAA
- a CDS encoding AtpZ/AtpI family protein, producing the protein MTKNEQDNLGKQGNSYAKFTGLAFQMIAIIGIMAYAGYKIDQHAGHQTKWVTAAMSLAGVFISLYLVIRSVKS; encoded by the coding sequence ATGACTAAAAACGAACAGGATAATTTAGGCAAACAGGGTAACAGCTACGCCAAATTTACCGGCCTGGCTTTCCAGATGATCGCCATTATAGGCATTATGGCCTACGCGGGTTATAAAATAGACCAGCATGCCGGGCACCAAACCAAATGGGTAACCGCGGCAATGTCACTGGCCGGGGTGTTTATTTCCTTATATCTTGTTATCAGATCTGTAAAAAGTTGA
- the atpG gene encoding ATP synthase F1 subunit gamma, whose product MANLKEVRNRISSVSSTQQITKAMKMVSAAKLKRATNAIVALRPYATKLKELLGNLSASLEEGSSPFLQEREPVRVLVIVVTSNRGLAGAFNANAIKTANNLIAEKYSTQLAAGNVSIVSIGKKSQEFYERRKYNVIGNNNDVYNDLNFINVSKITESVMEGFLKGQYDRVELVYNQFRNAAVQILTTEQLLPVPKSEASKVAKAPTVDYILEPSQEEIVQQLIPKNIKIQVYKAVLDSYASEHGARMTAMDKATENAGDLLKALKLAYNQARQAAITTELTEIVSGAAALSNG is encoded by the coding sequence ATGGCTAATTTAAAAGAAGTAAGAAACAGGATATCGTCGGTAAGCTCAACGCAGCAGATCACCAAGGCTATGAAAATGGTTTCGGCGGCTAAGTTGAAACGTGCTACCAACGCCATAGTAGCTTTGCGCCCTTATGCCACTAAGCTTAAGGAATTGCTGGGTAACCTATCGGCAAGTTTGGAAGAGGGTTCATCGCCGTTTTTGCAGGAGCGCGAACCGGTGCGTGTGCTGGTGATTGTGGTAACATCAAACCGTGGTTTGGCAGGCGCATTTAATGCTAACGCTATCAAAACTGCGAATAACCTGATCGCCGAGAAATACAGCACGCAGTTAGCTGCCGGTAATGTATCTATCGTATCTATCGGTAAAAAATCGCAGGAGTTTTACGAGCGCCGCAAATACAACGTAATTGGTAACAATAACGACGTATACAACGATCTGAATTTCATTAACGTTTCGAAAATAACCGAAAGCGTGATGGAAGGTTTTCTGAAAGGCCAGTACGATAGGGTAGAACTGGTATATAATCAATTCCGCAACGCCGCTGTGCAGATTTTGACTACTGAACAGTTATTGCCGGTACCGAAATCGGAAGCCAGTAAGGTAGCCAAAGCCCCAACTGTTGATTATATCCTTGAGCCATCGCAGGAAGAAATTGTTCAGCAACTGATCCCTAAGAACATTAAGATCCAGGTATACAAAGCGGTGCTTGATTCTTACGCATCTGAACATGGTGCCCGTATGACAGCCATGGATAAAGCAACTGAAAATGCCGGCGACTTGTTAAAAGCACTGAAATTAGCTTACAACCAGGCCCGTCAGGCGGCTATCACTACCGAGCTGACCGAGATTGTGAGCGGTGCGGCAGCGTTATCAAACGGTTAA
- the atpE gene encoding ATP synthase F0 subunit C, with translation MIGMIAEAATAGVVNLSKLGAIGAGLAVIGAGIGIGQIGGKAVEGIARQPEAASKIQTNMIIAAALVEGVALFAVVVALM, from the coding sequence ATGATCGGAATGATTGCAGAAGCTGCTACAGCTGGTGTTGTAAACCTAAGCAAATTAGGCGCTATCGGCGCTGGTTTAGCGGTTATCGGTGCTGGTATCGGCATTGGCCAAATTGGTGGTAAAGCCGTTGAAGGTATTGCCCGCCAGCCAGAAGCTGCTTCTAAAATCCAAACCAACATGATCATTGCTGCAGCCCTTGTAGAAGGTGTGGCTCTGTTCGCGGTGGTAGTTGCATTGATGTAA
- the porW gene encoding type IX secretion system periplasmic lipoprotein PorW/SprE: MRRVSALYSLPQIGLVFFVLLLAGCSLEKESGLNRSLQNLTAHYNILFNANELLRQKQEIYETSYVDAYDEILSVYQDTTAHAKAAADKELDAAITKANTIISVKEQSHYIGDAYLLLGKANHLYGNYFNSIEFFRYVTLSFPKQKDLVQEARVWQARSAMYLNQMPQAKLLIDSALKNVNPKKNITADVYAIALQYYIHTGEYTNAESMAKLAVKYANNKRQRLRWTFILAQLQELNNEPQDAYLNYSHVVKSNASFEMAFNADLNRIRLEDSRANRNLTRMERLRRLLRDDKNEDFIDQIYYQMALLYLADNDIPNAVKNLQLSIRNSTKNQNQKGLSYLRLADISFKNNNNYVQAKKYYDSTLTNLSPTYPNYTQIQKKSNNLQILADRLQIIGHEDTLQTLAKLDEKERNIRIDEMVTRHTLQLQAAANSAGPDPLNNSFNNVSGGRATAAGTSSFYFYNSAAVGQGYADFKRVWGNRKLEDNWRRSKHIGGDATANSTNFSQNTDPDAVTSPVQQKINEVSAGNYRQSLIDNLPLNAQKLAQSNQRIYNAYVDIAGFYRDILDDKKEAIESYLSILSRYPDDPNKPAIYYNLYRLYSETGDVAKADIYKNLLLKDFSGTVYAKIILDPDYSRRMDDKDAEFNALYNQVYDLYAARKYAAVVTKADSLLQIYPNNKLAAQLAYLRTIANGHQEKYAPFKDELLAITTKYPSDQLIVPLVNQHIVYIEANKEKMSAREFALLDNDPNEEPFVPATVQQQTIAQAPLQNKPALQNKPVQPQVTPAVSNNKPVTAPQANTAPLPNQPPVVKSIFSLRDSTNYYFVINVATGTTNLSSSRFGIGQFNRANYQGGTISHQLTNVGNDNQLIYIGRFNSLGAVKEYARAIIPLMPQIMKVPADKYTFFIITKENLDKLADKKTLDSYIDFYQKTY, translated from the coding sequence TTGAGGAGAGTATCTGCATTATATAGTTTACCACAAATTGGGTTAGTGTTTTTTGTTTTGCTGTTGGCTGGTTGCTCCCTTGAAAAAGAAAGCGGGCTTAATCGTAGCCTGCAAAACCTTACCGCGCACTACAACATTTTATTCAACGCCAACGAACTGCTGCGCCAAAAGCAGGAGATCTATGAAACATCATACGTTGATGCTTATGACGAGATACTGAGCGTTTACCAGGATACCACCGCCCACGCAAAAGCTGCGGCAGACAAGGAACTTGATGCCGCTATTACCAAAGCAAATACCATCATCAGTGTAAAAGAACAAAGCCATTATATTGGTGATGCTTACCTGCTGCTGGGTAAGGCCAATCATTTATATGGCAATTATTTCAACTCAATTGAGTTTTTTAGATATGTAACCTTATCGTTCCCTAAACAGAAAGACCTGGTACAGGAGGCACGGGTTTGGCAGGCGCGGTCTGCTATGTATCTTAACCAAATGCCGCAGGCTAAACTGCTTATTGATTCGGCGCTGAAAAATGTTAATCCTAAAAAGAACATTACTGCCGATGTTTATGCTATCGCCTTACAATACTATATCCACACCGGCGAATATACGAATGCTGAAAGCATGGCCAAACTGGCGGTAAAATATGCCAATAATAAAAGGCAGCGCTTGCGCTGGACCTTTATACTGGCCCAGTTGCAGGAATTAAACAACGAGCCGCAGGATGCTTATTTAAATTATAGCCATGTGGTAAAAAGCAACGCATCGTTCGAGATGGCTTTTAACGCCGACCTGAACCGCATCCGTTTAGAAGATAGCCGGGCCAACCGCAACCTTACCCGCATGGAAAGGTTAAGGCGTTTACTGCGCGATGATAAGAACGAAGATTTCATTGATCAAATATATTACCAAATGGCGCTGCTTTACCTGGCCGATAATGATATCCCTAACGCAGTAAAAAACCTGCAGCTATCTATTCGCAACAGCACTAAGAACCAAAACCAGAAAGGGCTCTCCTATCTGCGCCTGGCCGATATCAGCTTTAAAAACAATAACAACTATGTACAGGCGAAAAAGTATTATGACAGCACGCTAACCAACCTATCGCCTACCTACCCTAATTATACCCAGATACAAAAGAAGAGCAACAACTTGCAAATATTAGCCGATAGGCTGCAGATCATTGGTCACGAAGACACTCTACAAACGTTGGCCAAACTGGATGAAAAAGAACGCAACATCCGCATTGATGAAATGGTGACGCGCCATACTTTGCAATTGCAGGCCGCAGCCAACAGCGCAGGCCCCGATCCGTTGAACAACAGTTTCAATAATGTATCGGGCGGGCGGGCTACAGCGGCAGGGACAAGCAGCTTTTACTTTTATAATTCTGCCGCCGTTGGGCAAGGCTACGCCGATTTTAAACGGGTTTGGGGTAACCGTAAACTGGAAGATAACTGGCGGCGCAGCAAACACATTGGCGGCGATGCTACTGCTAATTCAACCAATTTCTCTCAAAACACAGATCCCGATGCAGTGACCTCGCCTGTTCAGCAAAAAATAAATGAGGTATCAGCCGGGAACTACCGCCAAAGTTTGATCGATAACCTTCCGCTAAATGCACAAAAGCTGGCACAGTCAAATCAGCGTATTTATAATGCCTATGTAGATATAGCAGGCTTTTACCGCGATATTTTGGATGATAAGAAAGAAGCTATTGAATCGTACCTGTCCATCCTGTCGCGTTACCCCGACGACCCAAATAAACCTGCTATATATTATAACCTGTACCGCTTATACAGCGAAACGGGTGATGTTGCCAAAGCCGATATCTATAAAAACCTGCTATTAAAAGATTTTTCAGGCACTGTATACGCAAAAATAATATTAGATCCCGATTACAGCCGCCGTATGGATGATAAGGATGCCGAATTTAACGCGCTGTACAATCAGGTGTACGATTTGTATGCTGCACGCAAATATGCCGCTGTAGTTACTAAAGCCGACAGCTTATTACAGATATATCCTAACAACAAACTGGCCGCCCAACTGGCTTACCTGCGCACCATTGCCAACGGCCACCAGGAAAAATATGCGCCTTTTAAAGATGAGCTATTGGCCATTACCACAAAATACCCATCCGATCAGCTAATTGTACCGCTGGTTAACCAGCACATTGTATATATCGAGGCCAATAAGGAAAAAATGAGCGCCCGCGAATTTGCATTGCTGGATAACGACCCTAACGAAGAGCCATTTGTCCCGGCAACCGTACAGCAACAAACAATTGCCCAGGCACCGCTACAGAATAAACCGGCATTGCAAAATAAGCCGGTACAGCCGCAGGTTACGCCAGCAGTTAGCAATAATAAACCCGTAACTGCCCCACAAGCAAACACTGCACCTTTGCCCAACCAACCGCCGGTTGTAAAAAGCATCTTCAGCCTGCGCGATAGCACTAATTATTACTTTGTGATAAATGTAGCCACGGGCACAACTAATTTATCATCGTCGCGTTTTGGTATCGGGCAATTTAACCGGGCTAATTACCAGGGCGGTACTATATCGCACCAGTTAACAAACGTGGGCAATGATAACCAGTTGATATATATCGGGCGCTTTAATAGTCTGGGTGCTGTAAAGGAATATGCACGTGCCATTATTCCTTTAATGCCCCAGATAATGAAGGTGCCGGCAGATAAATACACGTTTTTTATCATAACCAAGGAAAATCTGGATAAATTAGCCGACAAAAAAACGTTAGATAGCTATATTGACTTCTACCAAAAAACCTATTAG
- the atpF gene encoding F0F1 ATP synthase subunit B, with translation MDIVQPAIGLIFWTLISFVILLFILGKFAWKPILGAVTERERSIEEALSKAEAAKDEMSRLTNENEALLKKTLAERDMILAEAKQLKDQIVGEAKEAAQTEGARMIENARIEINNQKAIALADVKNQVASLSIEIAEKILRKQFEDAHKQDELVSDLLKEVKLK, from the coding sequence ATGGACATTGTTCAACCCGCGATAGGCTTAATTTTTTGGACGCTGATATCGTTCGTTATCCTGTTATTCATTTTAGGAAAATTTGCCTGGAAACCAATTTTAGGCGCCGTTACCGAACGTGAGCGTTCTATTGAAGAAGCCTTATCGAAAGCAGAGGCTGCTAAAGATGAGATGTCGCGCCTGACTAACGAGAACGAAGCTTTGTTAAAGAAAACATTGGCCGAGCGTGATATGATCTTAGCTGAAGCAAAGCAACTGAAAGACCAGATTGTAGGTGAAGCCAAAGAAGCTGCGCAAACCGAAGGTGCCCGCATGATAGAAAATGCCCGCATTGAAATTAACAATCAAAAAGCCATTGCTTTGGCTGATGTGAAAAACCAGGTAGCCAGCCTTTCTATTGAAATTGCTGAAAAAATATTACGCAAGCAGTTTGAAGATGCCCACAAGCAGGATGAACTGGTGAGCGATCTATTAAAAGAAGTGAAATTGAAATAA
- the atpB gene encoding F0F1 ATP synthase subunit A: MNLKNFKLSLFSAFFVMLALFPVLGFGQEKTAGEPKKEVDTKDIIFEHIGDSHSWTMLGEHALPLPIILYTDKGLEIFSSAKIKSEGEEAPLHVYQGNHYSYALEKDKVKVVDAAGKVDEAATKKVWDFSITRNVASMWMGMIILILIFGSISSAYKKRQGKAPKGLQSFLEPIILFVRDDVAIPNIGVKHTKYMPLLLTIFFFILINNLLGLIPIFPGGFNLTGNIAVTLTLSVIVLIVINFSGNKYYWKHVFAPDIPLWLYPIMVPVEIIGIISKPFALMIRLFANITAGHIIVLSLISLIYIFKSMWMASVSVPFVVFMDCIELLVAFLQAFIFTMLSALFIGMAVDDHKH; the protein is encoded by the coding sequence TTGAACTTAAAAAATTTTAAACTTTCGCTATTTTCTGCGTTTTTTGTGATGCTGGCCCTGTTTCCGGTTCTTGGTTTTGGCCAGGAAAAAACTGCCGGCGAGCCTAAAAAAGAGGTAGACACCAAAGACATCATTTTCGAACATATCGGCGATTCGCACTCGTGGACAATGTTAGGCGAGCATGCCTTACCATTACCTATTATTTTATATACTGATAAAGGCCTGGAAATATTTTCTTCGGCAAAAATAAAGTCGGAAGGTGAAGAAGCGCCATTGCACGTTTATCAGGGCAATCATTACAGCTATGCTTTAGAAAAAGATAAAGTAAAAGTTGTTGACGCGGCAGGTAAAGTGGATGAGGCGGCGACCAAAAAAGTATGGGATTTTTCTATCACCCGTAACGTAGCCAGTATGTGGATGGGGATGATCATCCTGATCCTGATCTTCGGCAGCATATCATCAGCCTATAAAAAACGCCAGGGCAAAGCGCCTAAAGGTTTACAGTCGTTCTTAGAGCCCATTATCCTTTTTGTGCGCGACGATGTGGCTATCCCTAACATTGGCGTAAAGCATACTAAATACATGCCTTTATTGCTAACTATATTCTTTTTTATACTAATAAATAACCTGCTTGGTTTGATCCCGATTTTTCCGGGTGGTTTTAACCTTACAGGTAATATAGCGGTAACTTTAACCTTATCGGTTATTGTATTAATAGTAATAAACTTTAGCGGTAACAAATATTACTGGAAGCACGTTTTCGCACCAGATATCCCGCTATGGTTATACCCAATTATGGTTCCGGTGGAAATTATCGGTATCATATCTAAGCCATTCGCGTTGATGATACGTTTGTTCGCTAACATTACCGCGGGCCACATTATTGTGTTGAGCTTAATATCGCTGATTTACATATTTAAAAGTATGTGGATGGCTTCAGTATCAGTTCCGTTTGTAGTATTTATGGACTGTATTGAGTTACTGGTGGCTTTCCTGCAGGCGTTCATTTTCACCATGCTTTCAGCCTTATTTATAGGCATGGCTGTTGACGACCACAAGCACTAA
- a CDS encoding transglycosylase domain-containing protein: protein MTVKLTQQDIKRYNRNIWKVVIGGFVILILLFVSVGMGLFGALPTFRDLENPKSNQASEVIGDDGHTPLGSYYIQNRSPVTYKQLSPNLVNALVATEDSRFYNHSGVDFSRMFTIVLYNLVGKKQGGSTITQQLALNLFHERAHNKLKRFVQKMQEWITAVKLERHYTKDEIITMYFNTVDFGAYNTYGIKSAAQTYFSTTPDKLTPDQAAVLVAMVNGPGLYSPIRHPDNALHRRNFVLARMATEGFLTEGQVQEYQAKPLGLKFHRIDHNEGIAPYFRASIKKDIQKILADGGFTKSDGTPYDLDRDGLKIYTTINPQMQQYAEEAQAKYMRDLQGQFNGQWKGVNLYKSIPTFKSLLDRGMKLSDRYKSLKLQNMSDDEIQENFNTPDTLELFTWKGKIDTVMKPIDSIVYNKLLLRNAMMSMDPTTGYIKAWVGGINFEHFKYDQVVQGARQVGSTAKPFTYAVAIEQAGYSPCMQINNVPDTIYYDGTAWCPRSSPSETVPGMITLRTALARSQNWVTAHVMKDVTPIPVMQLIKKAGITTNVPPYPSICLGTFDASIFDMTGAYGIFANQGIWTQPTYLLRIEDKNGNILYTHHTGVKQVLNPQTAYVMTYMLKGVIQEGTGTRLTWKYGLTNPIGGKTGTTNDNSDGWFIGITPQLVTGVWTGCEDRDIHFRSTRMGEGANSALPIFALYMQKVYANPALGIKKNVDFVKPENVDIVTDCSVYNQQQQTSPAAPDKKLGF from the coding sequence ATGACTGTTAAGCTTACGCAACAAGATATAAAAAGATATAACCGCAATATTTGGAAGGTGGTTATTGGTGGTTTCGTTATATTAATTCTGCTTTTTGTTTCAGTGGGCATGGGCCTGTTCGGCGCACTGCCAACCTTCCGCGACCTGGAAAACCCTAAAAGCAACCAGGCCTCTGAAGTTATAGGCGATGACGGGCATACGCCGCTGGGTAGTTATTACATACAAAATCGTTCCCCGGTTACCTATAAACAATTATCGCCAAACCTGGTAAATGCACTGGTGGCTACAGAAGATAGCCGTTTCTACAATCACTCGGGTGTCGATTTTAGCCGTATGTTCACTATTGTGCTGTATAACCTTGTGGGTAAAAAACAAGGCGGTAGTACCATTACGCAGCAGCTGGCTTTAAATTTATTTCATGAAAGGGCGCATAATAAGTTAAAGCGCTTCGTCCAAAAAATGCAGGAATGGATAACTGCCGTAAAGCTGGAAAGGCATTATACCAAAGACGAGATCATCACTATGTACTTTAACACGGTTGATTTTGGCGCTTATAATACCTATGGTATCAAATCTGCGGCGCAAACTTACTTCAGTACTACACCTGATAAACTAACACCCGACCAGGCAGCCGTACTTGTTGCTATGGTAAACGGCCCCGGCTTATATTCACCTATCCGCCACCCCGATAATGCTTTGCACCGCCGCAATTTTGTATTGGCCCGTATGGCAACCGAGGGGTTTTTAACCGAAGGCCAGGTACAGGAATACCAGGCAAAACCTTTAGGCCTGAAATTCCACAGGATAGACCATAACGAGGGTATTGCGCCGTATTTCAGGGCATCTATTAAAAAAGATATTCAAAAAATCCTGGCCGATGGCGGGTTCACCAAATCGGATGGCACACCTTACGATCTTGACCGTGACGGCTTAAAAATTTATACTACCATTAACCCGCAAATGCAGCAGTATGCAGAAGAAGCGCAAGCTAAATACATGCGCGACCTGCAGGGTCAGTTTAACGGTCAGTGGAAAGGGGTGAACTTATATAAAAGTATACCCACTTTCAAATCACTGTTAGACCGTGGAATGAAATTATCGGACAGATATAAATCGCTGAAACTGCAAAACATGAGCGACGACGAGATACAGGAGAACTTTAATACACCTGATACCTTGGAGCTGTTTACCTGGAAAGGAAAGATCGATACGGTAATGAAGCCTATCGATTCTATTGTGTATAATAAATTATTACTGCGCAACGCCATGATGAGCATGGACCCAACTACCGGTTATATTAAAGCCTGGGTAGGCGGCATCAACTTCGAGCATTTTAAGTACGACCAGGTGGTACAGGGTGCAAGGCAGGTGGGTTCAACAGCTAAACCTTTTACCTATGCGGTTGCTATAGAGCAAGCGGGTTATTCGCCGTGCATGCAAATTAACAATGTGCCCGATACTATTTATTATGATGGCACAGCATGGTGCCCGCGTTCAAGTCCCAGTGAGACCGTACCGGGAATGATCACTTTGCGTACAGCACTTGCACGGTCGCAAAACTGGGTTACCGCACACGTAATGAAAGATGTTACACCGATACCTGTAATGCAATTAATAAAAAAAGCAGGTATTACTACAAATGTACCGCCTTATCCTTCCATTTGCCTGGGGACATTTGATGCCAGTATTTTTGACATGACCGGGGCTTATGGCATATTTGCAAACCAGGGTATATGGACACAGCCAACCTATTTGTTACGGATTGAAGATAAAAATGGCAATATACTATATACCCATCATACCGGTGTAAAACAGGTACTGAACCCACAGACCGCCTATGTAATGACCTATATGTTAAAAGGCGTTATACAGGAAGGAACGGGCACACGCCTCACCTGGAAGTATGGTTTAACTAACCCCATCGGCGGTAAAACGGGTACCACCAACGATAACTCCGACGGTTGGTTTATCGGTATCACCCCGCAACTGGTTACCGGTGTATGGACAGGGTGCGAAGATAGGGATATCCACTTCCGGAGCACCCGTATGGGTGAAGGCGCCAACTCGGCATTACCTATATTTGCATTGTATATGCAAAAGGTATATGCGAACCCGGCGCTGGGCATTAAAAAGAACGTTGACTTTGTGAAACCTGAAAATGTAGATATTGTGACCGACTGCAGTGTGTATAACCAGCAGCAGCAAACCTCGCCTGCCGCACCAGATAAGAAATTAGGGTTCTAA
- the atpH gene encoding ATP synthase F1 subunit delta, producing MSELTVATRYAKSLIDLAQEQNALDAVREDMAFFVKTLKASSELQAVLRNPIIAHTKKKSILHAIFGEKVSKVTVSFFDIMVNKSRAEILFPTALEFVNQYNVIKNIINASVVSATPLSAENLEKLTAEVKEVTGGNVILHTKVDPELIGGFVLTIGDRQIDTSVSTSLKTIKKDFAQKVITRG from the coding sequence ATGTCTGAATTAACAGTTGCCACCAGGTACGCCAAGTCGCTGATAGACCTTGCACAGGAGCAGAATGCCCTTGATGCGGTACGCGAGGATATGGCATTTTTTGTAAAGACCCTGAAAGCCAGTTCAGAGCTGCAGGCTGTTTTGCGCAACCCTATCATCGCGCATACAAAAAAGAAAAGTATCCTGCATGCTATTTTTGGCGAGAAGGTGAGTAAAGTTACCGTATCGTTTTTTGATATTATGGTGAACAAAAGCCGCGCGGAAATATTGTTTCCAACCGCGCTTGAATTTGTAAACCAGTATAATGTGATCAAAAACATTATCAACGCCAGTGTGGTATCGGCCACTCCGCTATCAGCAGAAAATTTAGAGAAGCTGACCGCTGAGGTGAAAGAAGTGACCGGTGGTAATGTAATATTACATACCAAGGTTGATCCTGAGTTAATTGGTGGCTTTGTATTAACCATTGGCGACCGCCAGATTGATACCAGCGTAAGCACCAGTTTAAAAACAATTAAGAAAGATTTTGCCCAAAAGGTAATAACCCGTGGGTAG